In a single window of the Aridibaculum aurantiacum genome:
- a CDS encoding TraB/GumN family protein: protein MNIVTVLLSLLGVMYLLSCKQKPSISTAVGDSLLWEVSGNGLKQPSYFLGTMHMMCAEDARLSESTKSIIEYVKHVYLEVDLDNAGELLSAALELTNKSQDELTTVLSASEYDRVRTFFEFHQPQMPFAVLEKQHPLMLASSLYELFLTCEKKNGVELVLVEEASRQNKEIKGLETMAFQASIFHAIPYEEQAKELVKAIDSIPQQKKLMDEMVSIYKQQDINKLYELTTREEAGTAAYTDVLLHDRNKNWVKQFDTIASKHSTLFAVGAGHLGGPMGVVELLRKKGYSLRPLKNN from the coding sequence ATGAACATTGTAACTGTACTACTGTCGCTGCTGGGAGTTATGTACTTATTGTCCTGCAAACAGAAACCTTCTATTAGTACAGCAGTTGGTGATAGTTTGTTATGGGAGGTTAGCGGTAACGGCCTGAAACAACCTTCTTATTTTTTAGGAACCATGCACATGATGTGTGCTGAAGATGCACGTTTGAGTGAGAGCACCAAGTCCATCATTGAATATGTAAAGCATGTATACCTGGAAGTAGACCTTGACAATGCAGGCGAACTTTTATCAGCAGCACTGGAGCTAACTAATAAGAGCCAGGATGAGCTGACTACTGTTCTTTCAGCCAGCGAATACGATAGGGTACGGACGTTCTTCGAATTTCATCAGCCGCAAATGCCATTTGCGGTACTAGAGAAACAGCATCCACTAATGCTTGCATCAAGCCTGTACGAACTTTTCCTCACTTGCGAAAAGAAGAATGGGGTGGAGTTAGTATTGGTAGAGGAGGCATCACGGCAGAATAAAGAGATCAAAGGTTTGGAAACAATGGCTTTCCAGGCATCCATCTTCCATGCAATACCTTATGAAGAACAAGCTAAAGAACTGGTGAAAGCCATTGACAGCATTCCACAGCAAAAGAAGTTGATGGATGAAATGGTCAGCATATACAAGCAACAGGATATTAATAAACTGTATGAGCTAACCACCCGTGAAGAAGCAGGTACTGCTGCATATACCGATGTATTGCTTCACGACCGCAATAAGAACTGGGTTAAACAATTTGATACTATTGCTTCCAAACATTCAACACTCTTTGCTGTTGGGGCAGGTCACTTAGGCGGGCCTATGGGAGTGGTAGAATTATTAAGGAAAAAAGGGTATTCGCTCAGGCCGCTTAAGAACAATTAA